In Serinicoccus marinus DSM 15273, the genomic stretch CAACCCCGCTTCGATCCCGTCCAGGGAGCCCAGCAACGTCAGCGGCGGCGTGCTTGCGCGAACACTGGTGACCCACCCCTCGCTCGCCTCCACCGCCTCCACCACCTGGGCATACCGCTCTGACAGATCGCTGAGCACGTGGTCATGGTCCAAGGAGAGACGGTGCCCAGCGTGCAGGGCAGCTGCGGTCCCCCCGACGAGGACGGCCTCAGGGACCATCTGCTGCAGTCGAGCTGCAGAGGCGAGGACTGCGTCCAGGTCGACATCCATGGCGAGGATGTTATCGGAACAGATAACTCACTGTCAGCCTGCCGCCGCGCCGCTCGTGCGGGCACACTGGACCCATGTCCTCCTTCACCGGCATCCCGCACGCCGCGACCGACTTCTACGCCCGGCTCGAGGAGGACAACACCAAGGAGTTCTGGGCCGCGCACAAGGAGGACTACGAGCGGGACGTCCGGGCACCGCTGGTGGCGCTGACCGAGGCGCTCGCGCCGGAGTTCGGCGAGGCCAAGCTCTTCCGCCCGCACCGCGACGTGCGCTTCTCGAAGGACAAGAGCCCCTACAAGACGCACCAGGGTGCCTACGTGCAGACGGCCGAGGCCACCGGGTGGTACGTCCAGGTGTCCGCCGACGGGCTGCTGCTCGGCGGCGGCTGCTACCACATGGACTCTCCCCGGCTGAAGGCCTACCGCGCCGCGGTCGACTCGCCCGGGACCGGCCAGCAGCTCGAGCAGATCGTGGCCGACCTGCGCGGCGGGGACTGGGAGATCAGCGGCGAGCGGGTCAGGACGGCGCCCCGCGGGTGGGACCGGGAGCACGAGCGGATCGAGCTGCTGCGGCACAAGGACCTCGCCGGCATGCGGTGGGTCGAGAACGGCGACATCGTCACCACGCCCCGGCTCGTCGACGAGGTCCGTGAGCGCTGGGAGCAGGTGCGTCCGCTGGTCGACTGGCTGGCCGCGACCGACGCCGGTCGACCAGCAGCCGCCGCCCGATGATGATCCGCCCCGCCGAGCTGGCGGGGATCAAGGCTGGCGACGTCGCCTGGCCTTCCGCCGGTGGGACCGTCCCCGGGTCAAGGTCGGCACACGGCTGCGCACCGGGGTCGGACTCGTCGAAGTCACCTCGCTGGAGCAGGTGGCCGCCTTCTCGCTGCGCGCCGAGGACGCCCGCCGTGCCGGGGCCGCGAGCCTCGCTACGCTCCGCACCGGAACCTCTCGTGCGAGGTCCTCACCCTCCCCCGGCAGGTCCCACGTCAGCCGGAGCCGCCCCTGCGCCTGCGGCACGTCCCCGGACTCCTCCACCTCGACCACCTCGACCACCTCGACCGACAGCGGCACCTCCCCCGGGCCCGCGTGCGCGCGCTCCAGCTGGGCTGTCGCGTCCGCGGGGGTGCTGTCGACGAGCGACACCGCGGAGAGGTCACCGCTCTCCAGCCCTGCGGCCAGGTCGGTGGCCACCTGTTCCGGGCTCCCCTGCGGCCCGGCGTCGCAGGCCGCCGTGGTCCCGAGGAGGGCGGTGGCCAGCGTCAGGACGAGCAGGCGTCGCGCGTCCCCCCCGCCCGACGTGGTGCGACGGCGTCCGGTCATCGCGTGGAGGTCGACGTCGCCGCCTCCCACGCCTCGAGCACCCGCCCCGGGGTGAACGGCAGCTCGCGCAGCCGGACCCCGGTCGCGTCGAAGATCGCGTTGGCGATGGCGGCCGGGACCCCGACGATCCCGACCTCGCCGATGCCCTTGGCGCCGGTCGCGCCCATCCAGGGGTCGGGCTCGCCGACCCAGCCGACCTCGATGTCCACGACGTCGGCGTGCGCCGCCACGTGGTAGCCCGCGAGGTCGGCGTTGACGACGTGGCCGAAGCGCGGGTCGCGGTAGGACTCCTCGAAGAGGGCACCGGACAGGCCCATCGTCATGCCGCCGACGAGCTGGCTGCGCGCGGTGCGCGGGTTCATGATCCGGCCACCGTCGAAGTGGCCGTAGAGGCGCCGCACCCGGACCTCGCCGGACACCTCGCTCACCGCCACCTCGGCGAAGTGCACGCCGAAGGCCATCCGGGTCACGCCCCACCCCCTTGGGCATCCGGGTGCGCGCGCGGGCCGTGGCGCCCTCGGCGGGCGCGCTGCCGTGCTCCTCCCGGAAGGCCTGCGCCGCCTCGACCACCGCCGAGCCCCACCCGAAGGTGCCCGTGCTGCCGCCGGCGATGATCGCATAGGGCGCGTCGGTCGTGCCGATCCGCGCCTCGACCTGGTCCTGCGGCACGTCCAGCGCCTGCGCGGCGATCTGCGCCAGCACGGTCCACGCGCCGGTGCCGATGTCGCTGGCCTGCATGCTGACGACGTAGCGCCCGCCGGTATACGTGATCCGCGCCAGGCTCGGGCCCATGCCCATCTGCGGGAAGGCCGCGCACGCCAGGCCCTGCCCGAGCAGCCACTCGCCCTCGCGCCGACCGCCCGGCTCCCGCTGCTGCTCGAAGCCGAAGATCCGGGCGCCCTCGGTGAGGCAGGTGCTCACGTGGCGGCTGCTCCACGGCTTGCCCGACTCCGGGTCGACCTCCGGCTCGTTGCGCAGCCGCAGCTCGACCGGGTCGATGCCGGCCTCCCGGGCGAGCTCGTCCATCGCCGTCTCCAGCGCGAACATCCCGGTGTACTCCCCCGGCGCGCGCATGAAGGTGCCCGGCGCGATGTCGAGGTGCTGCGCGCGGTAGCCGATGCGACGGGTGGCGGAGTCATACATCGCCAGGCTCGGACCGGCGGTCGGGTCGATCCACGGGATGACCCGGGACACGGGGGCGAAGACGTCGTGCTCGATGGCCTGCAGCCGCCCCTGCTCGTCGGCCGCGAGCGCCACCCGCTGCCGGGTCTCGGGACGGTAGCCGGTGCCCGCGAACATCTGCGGCCGGGTGAGCGCGAGCTTGACCGCCTGCCCGGGCAGCATCCGCGCCGCCATGACCGTGACGATGAGGTGCGGGTGCGGCATACCCTTCGTGCCGAACGAGCCGCCGACGTAGGGCGAGACCACCTCGACCTGGGTCGGCAGCAGCCCGAACGCGCCCGCGAGCACGCCCTGCGGCGCGACGACGCCCTGGTTGCTGTCCCACACGGTGAGCCGCGTCGTGCGCGGCTGCAGCCTCGCCCACCGATCGTGCTCCTCGTGCCAGAGCGCGACGACGCTGTGCGGCTCGATCGGGTTGTGGTGGTTGGTGGGGGTCGCGTAGTCGCCCGCGACCCGGTATGCCGCCCCCGCCAGGGCGGCGTCGACGTCGCCGACGGTGTGCTGACCTGGGTAGATCCCCATGACCCGTCGCAGCGACCGGACGTCCCGACCGTGCTCGTCGACCCGGACGTCCGGCTCGCCGGGGGCGTAGTCGACCTGGACGAGGGAGGCGGCATACCTCGCGGTCTCCAGGC encodes the following:
- a CDS encoding DUF2461 domain-containing protein, coding for MSSFTGIPHAATDFYARLEEDNTKEFWAAHKEDYERDVRAPLVALTEALAPEFGEAKLFRPHRDVRFSKDKSPYKTHQGAYVQTAEATGWYVQVSADGLLLGGGCYHMDSPRLKAYRAAVDSPGTGQQLEQIVADLRGGDWEISGERVRTAPRGWDREHERIELLRHKDLAGMRWVENGDIVTTPRLVDEVRERWEQVRPLVDWLAATDAGRPAAAAR
- a CDS encoding molybdopterin cofactor-binding domain-containing protein, whose amino-acid sequence is MRSSPAAARAPSGGARRWSRRRRPSGRSTAARPPRAPRPARAPGCPRGWGVTRMAFGVHFAEVAVSEVSGEVRVRRLYGHFDGGRIMNPRTARSQLVGGMTMGLSGALFEESYRDPRFGHVVNADLAGYHVAAHADVVDIEVGWVGEPDPWMGATGAKGIGEVGIVGVPAAIANAIFDATGVRLRELPFTPGRVLEAWEAATSTSTR